A single genomic interval of Colius striatus isolate bColStr4 chromosome 9, bColStr4.1.hap1, whole genome shotgun sequence harbors:
- the DUSP19 gene encoding dual specificity protein phosphatase 19 isoform X2, which translates to MHSLTQEIRSFSKANLRKQRTRVTTLTGRRIIETWRGACLQVEEEAEAAPGGGYVQDLSADLQVGVVKPWLLLGSQDAAHDLETMKKYKVTHVLNVAYGVQNAFLNDFIYKTISILDLPETDITSYFPECFEFIEKAKMQDGVVLVHCNAGVSRAAAIVTGFLMSSERLSFARAFSLVKNARPAACPNPGFMEQLHKYQEQNIKANGSINDHD; encoded by the exons ATGCACTCCCTCACCCAGGAGATCCGCAGCTTCTCCAAGGCCAACCTGCGGAAGCAGCGCACCCGCGTAACGACGCTGACCGGCCGCAGGATCATCGAGACGTGGCGCGGTGCCTGCCTGCaggtggaggaggaggcggaGGCAGCGCCCGGCGGCGGCTACGTGCAGGACTTAAGTGCCGATCTCCAGGTCGGCGTCGTCAAGCCCTGGTTGCTGCTGG GGTCGCAGGATGCTGCTCATGACCTGGAGACCATGAAGAAGTACAAG GTTACTCATGTTCTAAATGTGGCATATGGAGTCCAAAATGCCTTCCTCAATGACTTCATATACAAGACGATTTCTATTCTGGACCTCCCAGAAACTGATATTACCTCCTATTTCCCAGAATGTTTTGAGTTTATTGAGAAAGCCAAGATGCAG GATGGTGTGGTACTGGTGCACTGTAATGCAGGAGTCTCCCGTGCAGCAGCAATAGTCACTGGCTTTCTAATGAGTTCAGAGAGACTGAGTTTTGCTAGAGCCTTTTCCTTGGTGAAAAATGCAAGGCCTGCAGCTTGTCCAAATCCTGGCTTCATGGAGCAGCTTCACAAGTACCAAGAACAGAATATAAAGGCAAATGGAAGTATAAATGATCATGACTGA
- the DUSP19 gene encoding dual specificity protein phosphatase 19 isoform X1: MHSLTQEIRSFSKANLRKQRTRVTTLTGRRIIETWRGACLQVEEEAEAAPGGGYVQDLSADLQVGVVKPWLLLGSQDAAHDLETMKKYKVTHVLNVAYGVQNAFLNDFIYKTISILDLPETDITSYFPECFEFIEKAKMQLLLCFICFLKDGVVLVHCNAGVSRAAAIVTGFLMSSERLSFARAFSLVKNARPAACPNPGFMEQLHKYQEQNIKANGSINDHD, translated from the exons ATGCACTCCCTCACCCAGGAGATCCGCAGCTTCTCCAAGGCCAACCTGCGGAAGCAGCGCACCCGCGTAACGACGCTGACCGGCCGCAGGATCATCGAGACGTGGCGCGGTGCCTGCCTGCaggtggaggaggaggcggaGGCAGCGCCCGGCGGCGGCTACGTGCAGGACTTAAGTGCCGATCTCCAGGTCGGCGTCGTCAAGCCCTGGTTGCTGCTGG GGTCGCAGGATGCTGCTCATGACCTGGAGACCATGAAGAAGTACAAG GTTACTCATGTTCTAAATGTGGCATATGGAGTCCAAAATGCCTTCCTCAATGACTTCATATACAAGACGATTTCTATTCTGGACCTCCCAGAAACTGATATTACCTCCTATTTCCCAGAATGTTTTGAGTTTATTGAGAAAGCCAAGATGCAG TTGTTACtgtgtttcatttgtttcttgaaGGATGGTGTGGTACTGGTGCACTGTAATGCAGGAGTCTCCCGTGCAGCAGCAATAGTCACTGGCTTTCTAATGAGTTCAGAGAGACTGAGTTTTGCTAGAGCCTTTTCCTTGGTGAAAAATGCAAGGCCTGCAGCTTGTCCAAATCCTGGCTTCATGGAGCAGCTTCACAAGTACCAAGAACAGAATATAAAGGCAAATGGAAGTATAAATGATCATGACTGA